The Aquila chrysaetos chrysaetos chromosome 19, bAquChr1.4, whole genome shotgun sequence genome includes a region encoding these proteins:
- the LOC115353611 gene encoding uncharacterized protein LOC115353611 gives MAGQGFAARIADRRAERPMKTPGGRGELSLSRPYLARGGRSAGRRGPVTPLQHPGCGTRVPVPSQQRGPSRLSPTSLAGPALSPTHVRGGPFSAFQRPPPRLRPRSSGPQASTASRPALRLPFRPNSYRIPLPTVGASRRPMFLQTRTPTLAGSPQPHPRERGTMSRLRYKDTRNDTWMCRTSEPNPTLSKILECPSSIPPLWMDISCSLGCKIG, from the exons ATGGCCGGTCAGGGCTTCGCCGCGCGCATCGCTGATCGGCGTGCGGAGCGTCCCATGAAAACGCCGGGAGGGCGGGGGGAGCTGTCACTCAGCCGGCCCTACCTGGC ACGCGGAGGGCGAAGCGcgggccgccgcggccccgtCACGCCTCTCCAGCACCCGGGCTGCGGGACACGCGTGCCGGTTCCCTCACAGCAGCGAGGGCCGTCTCGCCTCTCGCCCACGTCGCTCGCGGGGCCTGCGCTCTCGCCCACCCACGTCCGCGGCGGCCCCTTTTCTGCCTTCCAGAGGCCTCCGCCGCGCCTCCGCCCTCGTTCCTCTGGGCCGCAGGCATCCACCGCCAGCCGGCCTGCCCTTCGCTTGCCCTTCCGACCCAATTCCTACCGAATCCCGCTTCCCACCGTCGGGGCCTCGAGGAGACCGATGTTTTTACAGACGCGCACCCCAACGCTGGCGGGGTCG CCACAGCCACACCCCAGAGAAAGGGGAACCATGTCTCGACTGAG GTATAAAGATACTCGGAATGACACATGGATGTGCAGAACTTCAGAGCCAAACCCAACCTTGTCCAAGATCTTGGAATgtcccagcagcatcccacccCTTTGGATGGACATTAGCTGCAGTCTAGGGTGTAAGATAGGGTAA